The Trichoderma atroviride chromosome 5, complete sequence genome contains a region encoding:
- a CDS encoding uncharacterized protein (TransMembrane:13 (o524-544i556-577o597-621i633-651o671-692i772-790o1175-1195i1207-1225o1245-1271i1283-1305o1317-1338i1350-1369o1441-1461i)) has translation MSKSPRPADSKELQASSDDTSATLPDESRQADHKDQDAPSLAADDILSSSNASTESLDEPSGSSHGQTQNTAQDEDDIFRALSRRRTTNTIGSSIGEDQEPAEIERLMSRMFGHARQEHGQEERMRHSGVIFRDLTVKGVGLGASLQPTVGDIFLGLPRVIRNLIKGGRKAAQAKPPVRELISQFNGCVRPGELLLVLGRPGAGCSTFLKAFCNQRYGFKAVEGSVTYGGTSAKDIAKHFRGEVIYNPEDDLHYPTLTVKRTLSFALQTRTPGKEDRLEGESRQSYVKEFLRVVTKLFWIEHTLGTKVGNEYIRGVSGGERKRVSIAEAMITRASVQGWDNSSKGLDASTALEYVKAIRAMTNMGKISTSVSLYQAGESLYDLVDKVLLIDGGKCLYFGPAEKAKQYFLDLGFDCPDRWTTADFLTSVSDQHERSIRSGWENRIPRSPDEFFDAYRQSDIYRENLADMDNFEEEVRCKAEEREAATAHSKKPVENNYTLAFHQQVVALTKRQFLIMIGDKTSLFGKWGGLIFQGLIVGSLFFSLPSTSLGAFPRGGAIFFLLLFNALLALSEMTAAFSSKPIMLKQKSFSFYRPAAYAIAQTVMDVPLVFIQIVLFNTLIYFMADLARTASQYFIATLILWQVTMVTYAFFRSLAAWCPTLDEATRFTGVSLQILIVYTGYLIPPSSMRVWFSWLRRINWIQYGFECLMANEFTGLQLVCVGPNLVPQGPGTSPQFQSCTLAGSQPGQTVVEGAAYIQTAFQYSRSHLWRNFGILWVFFAFFVALAALGMELMKPNAGGGAITMFKRGQVPKTVEASIETGGRGLDKKMDEETGVTRHITPAMIEEKEPEKSDSSSDGPKIAKNETVFTFRNINYTIPYEKGTRDLLQDVQGFVRPGRLTALMGASGAGKTTLLNALAQRIRFGTISGEFLVDGRPLPKSFQRATGFAEQMDIHERTATVREALQFSALLRQPQEVPKEEKLAYCETIIDLLEMRDIAGATIGRVGQGLNQEQRKRLTIGVELASKPELLMFLDEPTSGLDSGAAFNIVRFLRKLADAGQAVLCTIHQPSAVLFEHFDELLLLNAPPNANPAEYMLEAIGAGDPSYRGQDWADVWASSSNHEERSKEIQHMIDTRQQVEPSQSLKDDREYAAPLSLQTTLVVKRAFVSYWRSPNYIVGKFMLHILTGLFNCFTFWRLGYSTIAYQSRLFSIFMTLTISPPLIQQLQPVFLESRNLFQSRENSAKIYSWVAWTTSAVLVEIPYGIVAGAIYFNCWWWGIFGTRVSGFTSGFSFLLVIVFELYYISFGQAIASFSPNELMASLLVPVFFLFVVSFCGVVVPPNQLPTFWRSWMYWLSPFHYLMEPFLGAAIHDHPVKCSSTEFARFSAPPGETCESYAGPFISQNGGYVQTAADGLCELCQYATGDQFGRGFSVYYSHIWRDFGIFCGFIVFNLGVVYFCTFLKFKGRNPFKRHG, from the exons ATGAGTAAAAGTCCTCGGCCAGCGGATTCCAAGGAGCTTCAAGCCTCTTCAGACGACACAAGTGCCACTCTCCCCGATGAAAGCCGCCAAGCCGATCACAAAGACCAAGATGCCCCGTCCTTGGCCGCCGACGACATCTTATCAAGCAGCAACGCCTCGACAGAAAGCCTTGATGAACCAAGCGGTTCTAGCCATGGCCAGACACAAAACACAGCccaggatgaagacgacatcTTCCGCGCACTATCCCGCCGCCGGACAACAAACACCATTGGCTCCAGCATAGGCGAAGACCAGGAACCGGCAGAGATAGAACGGCTCATGTCTCGCATGTTTGGCCATGCCAGGCAAGAACATGGCCAGGAAGAGCGCATGCGACACAGCGGCGTCATCTTCCGCGACCTGACCGTCAAAGGCGTCGGCCTCGGTGCCAGTCTCCAACCTACCGTGGGCGACATATTCCTCGGCCTTCCCAGAGTCATTAGGAATCTCATCAAAGGGGGTCGTAAAGCCGCTCAGGCTAAACCACCGGTGAGAGAGCTGATTAGCCAATTCAACGGCTGTGTCCGACCCGGTGAGcttctgctggtgctggggcGGCCCGGCGCAGGATGCTCGACGTTTCTCAAGGCGTTCTGCAACCAGCGGTATGGCTTCAAAGCGGTAGAAGGAAGCGTCACGTATGGCGGGACGTCTGCCAAGGATATAGCCAAGCACTTCCGCGGCGAGGTCATTTATAACCCCGAGGATGATTTGCATTATCCAACTCTGACGGTCAAGCGGACGCTCTCCTTTGCGCTTCAGACGCGCACTCCTGGAAAAGAAGATCGTCTTGAAGGTGAAAGCCGTCAGTCATACGTCAAGGAATTCCTCCGCGTGGTGACGAAGCTCTTCTGGATAGAACACACCCTGGGCACCAAAGTCGGCAACGAATACATCCGCGGCGTTTCCGGCGGCGAGAGAAAGCGCGTCAGCATCGCAGAGGCAATGATCACCCGCGCCTCCGTGCAAGGATGGGACAACTCAAGCAAAGGCCTCGACGCAAGTACAGCGCTGGAATACGTCAAGGCCATACGCGCCATGACAAACATGGGCAAGATTTCGACGTCCGTCTCGCTGTATCAGGCGGGAGAATCGCTGTATGACTTGGTGGACAAGGTGCTGCTCATCGACGGCGGCAAATGCCTCTACTTTGGCCCTgcggaaaaggcaaagcagTATTTCCTGGACTTGGGATTTGACTGCCCCGATCGATGGACGACGGCCGACTTCTTGACGTCTGTGAGTGACCAGCATGAGCGAAGCATTCGTTCTGGATGGGAGAATCGTATTCCGCGATCACCGGATGAGTTCTTTGATGCGTACCGGCAAAGCGACATATACAGAGAGAACCTCGCAGACATGGACAAtttcgaagaagaagtacgTTGTAAAGCTGAAGAACGTGAGGCGGCCACTGCACATTCCAAGAAACCAGTAGAAAACAACTACACCTTGGCCTTTCACCAGCAGGTCGTTGCCCTCACCAAGCGCCAGTTTCTCATCATGATAGGCGACAAGACATCGCTTTTTGGCAAATGGGGCggcctcatcttccaaggcTTAATCGTAGgaagtctcttcttctctctgccatCGACATCACTGGGAGCCTTTCCCCGAGGGggcgccatcttctttcttctgctgtTCAACGCACTCCTTGCATTGAGCGAAATGACGGCGGCATTCTCTTCAAAGCCCATTATGCTCAAGCAAAAGTCGTTTTCCTTCTATCGACCTGCTGCTTACGCCATTGCGCAGACGGTCATGGACGTGCCTCTTGTTTTCATCCAGATCGTCCTGTTCAACACTCTTATATACTTTATGGCAGACCTTGCACGAACAGCATCGCAGTATTTCATCGCGACACTTATCTTGTGGCAGGTCACCATGGTCACGTATGCCTTTTTCCGAAGCTTGGCGGCCTGGTGCCCTACTCTCGATGAAGCAACGCGATTTACGGGCGTTTCGTTGCAAATTTTAATCGTGTACACTGGGTACTTGATTCCCCCCTCATCGATGAGAGTCTGGTTCTCCTGGCTTCGACGTATCAATTGGATACAATACGGCTTTGAATGCTTAATGGCAAATGAATTCACAGGCCTACAGCTCGTTTGTGTTGGTCCAAATCTGGTGCCCCAAGGTCCAGGCACGTCACCTCAATTCCAATCGTGTACTCTGGCGGGCAGCCAACCGGGGCAAACGGTCGTTGAAGGCGCAGCGTACATTCAAACCGCCTTTCAGTACTCTCGCTCACATCTTTGGCGCAACTTTGGCATTCTCTgggtcttcttcgccttctttgTTGCCCTCGCGGCACTTGGAATGGAGCTCATGAAGCCAAACGCCGGCGGAGGCGCAATCACCATGTTCAAACGCGGCCAAGTGCCCAAGACCGTGGAGGCGTCCATCGAGAccggcggcagaggcttggacaagaagatggacgAAGAGACGGGCGTGACCCGCCACATAACGCCAGCCATGATTGAGGAGAAGGAGCCCGAGAAGAGCGactccagcagcgacggcccGAAAATCGCAAAGAACGAGACCGTCTTTACGTTTCGCAACATCAACTACACCATTCCGTACGAAAAGGGCACGAGGGATCTCCTTCAAGATGTCCAGGGATTCGTCCGGCCAGGGAGGCTCACGGCGCTCATGGGCGCATCCGGGGCGGGAAAGACGACGCTGCTCAATGCCCTGGCACAGCGCATCCGCTTCGGAACCATCAGCGGCGAGTTTCTCGTCGACGGCCGGCCTCTGCCCAAGTCCTTCCAGCGGGCGACGGGGTTTGCCGAGCAGATGGACATCCACGAACGCACCGCCACTGTGCGCGAGGCGCTGCAGTTttctgcgctgctgcgacaGCCACAGGAGGTCcccaaggaggagaagctggcgtATTGCGAGACAATCATCGATCTGCTCGAGATGCGAGACATTGCCGGCGCAACGATTGGGAGAGTCGGCCAGGGCCTCAACCAGGAGCAGCGCAAGCGGCTGACGATTGGCGTCGAGCTGGCGTCCAAGCCCGAGCTGCTCATGTTCCTCGACGAGCCAACATCGGGCCTCGACTCTGGCGCCGCCTTCAACATTGTGCGCTTCCTGCGCAAGCTGGCTGATGCCGGCCAGGCTGTGCTCTGCACCATCCACCAGCCATCGGCCGTGCTCTTTGAACACTTtgacgagctgctgctgctcaa TGCCCCCCCCAACGCGAATCCCGCCGAGTACATGCTCgaggccattggcgccggCGACCCCAGCTATCGCGGCCAGGACTGGGCCGACGTCTGGGCCTCGTCGTCCAACCACGAGGAGCGCTCCAAGGAGATCCAGCACATGATCGACACGCGGCAGCAGGTCGAGCCGTCGCAGAGCCTCAAGGACGACCGCGAATACGCCGCGCCGCTCTCGCTGCAGACGACACTCGTCGTCAAACGCGCGTTCGTCTCGTACTGGCGCTCGCCCAACTACATCGTGGGCAAGTTCATGCTGCACATCCTGACGGGGCTCTTCAACTGCTTCACCTTCTGGCGCCTGGGCTACAGCACCATTGCCTACCAGAGCcggctcttctccatcttcatgacGCTGACCATCTCGCCGCCGCtgatccagcagctgcagcccgtCTTCCTCGAGTCGCGCAACCTGTTCCAGAGCCGCGAGAACAGCGCCAAGATCTACAGCTGGGTCGCCTGGACAACGTCCGCCGTGCTGGTCGAGATTCCCtacggcatcgtcgccggcGCCATCTACTTCAACTGCTGGTGGTGGGGGATCTTTGGCACGCGCGTGTCGGGCTTCACGTCGGGCTTTTCGTTCCTGCTGGTGATTGTCTTTGAGCTGTACTACATCAGCTTCGGCCAGGCCATTGCGTCGTTTTCGCCCAACGAGCTGATGGCGAGTCTGCTCGTGCccgtctttttcctcttcgtcgtcagTTTCTGCGGCGTCGTCGTGCCGCCCAACCAGCTGCCGACCTTTTGGCGCAGCTGGATGTACTGGCTCAGCCCCTTCCACTACCTCATGGAGCCGTTTTTGGGGGCCGCGATCCACGACCATCCGGTAAAGTGCAGCAGCACCGAGTTTGCGCGCTTCAGCGCTCCGCCGGGCGAGACTTGCGAGAGCTATGCCGGGCCATTCATCAGCCAGAACGGCGGGTATGTGCAGACGGCGGCGGATGGACTTTGTGAGTTGTGCCAGTATGCGACTGGCGACCAGTTTGGAAGGGGATTCAGCGTGTATTACAGCCATATCTGGCGGgactttggcatcttttGCGGCTTCATTGTGTTTAATCTTGGGGTGGTGTATTTCTGCACGTTTTTGAAATTCAAGGGCAGGAATCCATTCaagcgccatggctga
- a CDS encoding uncharacterized protein (EggNog:ENOG41) has protein sequence MRRLSLFFLTSRYARSYSIMGSITTTSNVAADAYSVPSAADKVFEDGIISNPLIAKDLPSEVKNKNTKITFTGSASPSLPVNWRLAEAVSSLKALEAALVDTVLQRRYGLEPHQVTINTDHASLFIFSTLLWTIDPVAGGENISPNSLREANKNLFKYFPNCDKHRMNASTHRNLSTNIYKCADGRYFQSHGSLNPTPTLLNVGLPAEADKDTNIYDDAVKPFNEAFGSIDSEALQRTTDETRQAGTICYTTEEFLNSEHGKANAHVGLWEIRETANESQRPCWWETPASQSGISRPLAGIKIVDLTRIIAGPSITRSLAELGASVMRCTAPHLPDVVSLQADLNWGKWNCSIDLREEGDREKLRLLIQDADVVVQGYRPGALDKYGFGEDDIIKMAEQRSKGIVYVRENSYGWHGPWKDRSGWQQVADANTGLSYSFGRAMGLDEPVTPIFPHSDYCTGVAGSCAVLLALLRRAEKGGSYSIDLSLNYYSTWLIRSVGTYPPEVFDKLWAEHGRPVYRHWHNNGVSAPETVKRLKSGPASERILVPEFFEDRRSPSVLGEKMFRAVKGVADWGGVVDLRYNVGTRGNGIDAARWPDDLAQEVVPELD, from the exons ATGCGTCGTTTGTCACTATTTTTCCTCACCAGTAGATACGCGCGCAGCTACTCCATCATGGGCTCTATAACCACTACCAGCAACGTCGCTGCCGATGCATATTCTGTCCCATCGGCCGCAGACAAGGTATTTGAAGACGGCATCATCTCAAATCCTCTCATAGCCAAAGATCTTCCGTCAGAggtaaaaaataaaaacaccAAAATTACCTTTACTGGATCCGCGAGCCCATCTCTGCCCGTCAACTGGAGACTTGCAGAAGCCGTGTCGTCTCTCAAGGCACTGGAAGCAGCCTTGGTGGACACAGTACTCCAGCGCCGTTACGGCCTGGAGCCTCACCAGGTCACCATCAACACCGACCATGCgagcctcttcatcttttctacTCTCCTCTGGACCATCGATCCTGTTGCCGGAGGTGAAAACATCAGCCCAAATAGCCTCCGTGAGGCAAACAAGAACCTCTTCAAATATTTCCCCAACTGCGATAAGCATCGCATGAACGCTTCCACACATCGGAATCTGAGCACAAACATCTACAAATGCGCAGACGGCCGCTACTTTCAATCTCATGGGTCTCTCAACCCGACGCCTACGCTGCTCAATGTTGGCCTTCCAGCAGAAGCGGACAAAGACACGAATATCTATGACGATGCTGTGAAGCCATTTAACGAAGCTTTTGGCAGCATTGACAGCGAAGCCTTGCAACGAACTACAGATGAGACGCGGCAAGCTGGCACCATCTGCTACACCACCGAGGAATTTCTCAACTCGGAGCATGGAAAGGCCAATGCACACGTCGGCCTCTGGGAGATTCGCGAGACGGCAAACGAGTCGCAGCGTCCTTGCTGGTGGGAAACGCCGGCGTCTCAGTCAGGCATATCTCGACCTCTTGCTGGCATCAAAATCGTTGACCTGACGCGCATCATCGCCGGCCCAAGCATCACTCGCAGCTTGGCCGAGCTCGGGGCCAGCGTGATGCGCTGCACGGCACCTCATTTACCTGATGTTGTCTCTCTCCAGGCAGATCTAAACTGGGGAAAATGGAATTGCAGCATTGATCTCCGAGAGGAGGGTGATCGGGAGAAACTGAGGCTGCTTATTCAAGATGCCGATGTAGTAGTGCAAGGATATCGTCCCGGTGCGCTTGACAAGTATGGATTTGGCGAagacgacatcatcaaaaTGGCTGAGCAGCGATCCAAGGGCATAGTATACGTGCGAGAGAACTCGTATGGTTGGCATGGGCCTTGGAAAGATCGAAGCGGTTGGCAGCAGGTTGCCGATGCG AACACCGGCCTTAGTTACTCCTTTGGACGAGCCATGGGCCTTGATGAGCCCGTCACGCCCATCTTCCCGCACAGCGACTACTGCACCGGCGTTGCGGGCTCTTGCGCCGTCCTCCTCGCACTTTTACGTCGCGCTGAAAAAGGCGGTTCTTATAGCATTGATCTCTCCCTCAACTACTACAGCACATGGCTTATCCGATCCGTGGGAACGTATCCTCCCGAGGTTTTTGACAAACTCTGGGCTGAGCACGGCCGACCTGTCTATCGGCACTGGCACAACAACGGCGTATCGGCGCCTGAAACTGTAAAGAGGCTCAAAAGTGGCCCGGCGAGTGAGAGGATACTTGTGCCGGAATTCTTTGAAGATCGTCGCTCGCCGAGTGTTTTAGGGGAAAAGATGTTTCGCGCGGTGAAGGGAGTTGCGGATTGGGGTGGTGTTGTTGACTTGCGATATAATGTTGGAACAAGAGGCAATGGGATTGACGCGGCGAGATGGCCGGATGATTTGGCACAGGAAGTGGTGCCAGAGCTGGATTGA
- a CDS encoding uncharacterized protein (EggNog:ENOG41): MLLFLIRHGETVDNVAGIYAGSRDSGLTSHGALQICRLAAHLAERPETLKFIYSSDLQRAVKTAEAIAAEQRRVRSRDIPVVEFPELREKDFGSDEGLKFGDSRGRAPDSETAESMKARVDAFLDQHLLPLISSQTDDSSACAIVSHGIILGVLYRELCARVSRGGITVDPNPSAASSLISPPVWDNTGFLECTVSISSAGADEDKSLPLKLHVQRVNCTVHLKDLKKTRGGIGSAAYDEKQRTLTSFFVPGTKKRKSHDMSAG; this comes from the coding sequence atgcTGCTCTTCCTGATCCGCCATGGCGAGACGGTCGACAACGTGGCGGGCATCTACGCCGGATCGCGCGACTCGGGCCTGACGTCGCACGGCGCGCTGCAGATCTGCCGCCTGGCCGCGCACCTCGCTGAACGGCCCGAGACGCTCAAGTTCATCTACTCGTCCGACCTGCAGCGCGCCGTCAAGACGGCCGAGGCCATTGCGGCCGAGCAGAGGCGCGTCCGCTCGCGCGACATTCCCGTCGTCGAGTTCCCCGAGCTGCGCGAAAAGGACTTTGGGAGCGACGAGGGCCTCAAGTTTGGCGACTCGCGAGGCCGCGCGCCGGATTCGGAGACGGCCGAGTCGATGAAGGCGCGCGTCGACGCATTCCTCGACCAGCACCTGCTGCCGCTCATCAGCTCCCAAACCGATGACTCGTCGGCGTGCGCCATCGTCTCCCACGGCATCATCCTCGGCGTCCTGTACCGCGAGCTCTGCGCCCGCGTCAGCCGAGGCGGCATCACTGTCGACCCCAATCCCAGTGCCGCCAGCTCGCTCATATCCCCTCCGGTCTGGGATAACACCGGCTTCCTCGAATGCACCGTTTCCATAAGCAGTGCGGGGGCAGACGAGGACAAGTCGCTGCCGCTCAAGTTGCATGTCCAGCGAGTCAACTGCACCGTCCACCTCAAGGACTTGAAAAAGACTCGAGGGGGCATTGGCAGCGCTGCGTATgacgagaagcagcgcaCACTGACGTCTTTCTTCGTGCCGGGGACGAAGAAGCGAAAAAGTCACGACATGAGTGCTGGCTAA
- a CDS encoding uncharacterized protein (EggNog:ENOG41) — protein MASLTPPRSGNGNLIADIFDTAACIFGSFIGSRTCQPSNASSTIVHVTDDGHRNDNANANVSTSTSASYQYTYSTDSDGNYHIQINPGGNKSNCTYTVSKDDAAVLANTINQLATKCLSK, from the coding sequence ATGGCCTCTTTGACCCCCCCTCgcagcggcaacggcaacctCATCGCCGACATCTTTGATACCGCTGCTTGCATCTTCGGTAGCTTCATCGGCAGCCGCACCTGTCAACCAAGCAACGCAAGCAGCACCATTGTCCACGTTACCGACGATGGCCACCGCAATgacaacgccaacgccaacgtcagcaccagcaccagcgcttCTTACCAGTACACCTACTCTACCGACAGCGATGGAAACTACCACATCCAGATCAACCCCGGCGGCAACAAGTCCAACTGCACTTATACCGTCTCCAAGGATGACGCCGCGGTTTTGGCCAACACCATCAACCAGCTTGCCACCAAGTGCCTCAGCAAATAA
- a CDS encoding uncharacterized protein (EggNog:ENOG41~TransMembrane:1 (o20-44i)) — protein MGILINHGGSSAVSLSQMAWVLPLAALVLGLGYTAWHCIYNLYFHPLRRFPGPKFAAMSFIPYSLILTGGEGHHKILALHLKYGPIVRVAPNFLSFNHPDALNDMRGHRKAGQPEHGKDPIRRVPNVHNIIGANREDHSRFRRSLAHGFSHQAMLDQEPIIGGYIDQLMDRLKRDCGNGTQQIDMVRWFNFTTFDIIGDLSFGEPFDCLQNSDYHPWVSLIFQSVKNLVFMAAIRYFQIFPKFFQRFAIPKDIAGRFAENMQLSGMKVQKRLDSGSDRPDFITSMTAKRNGSSLSFQELASNAVILIIAGSETTATALSAAAYYLGLHPEIQAKLAHEVRSSFKSAEDVNITSVQHLSYMLAVLDESMRVYPPVPGGLPRYTGKGGGIIAGEFIPESAHVDVWQWPMYHNPNYWTQVEDFIPERWLGDPKFKDDKRDAFQPFSTGPRNCIGKNLAYAEMRLILARVILEYDITLAEGTEGWDNRSKSYTLWEKGEVNVYLTPRKVE, from the exons ATGGGTATTCTCATCAACCATGGCGGTTCCAGCGCCGTCTCCCTAAGTCAGATGGCTTGGGTTCTCCCACTCGCTGCTCTGGTGCTG GGACTTGGCTACACTGCCTGGCATTGCATTTACAACCTCTACTTCCACCCACTTCGCAGGTTTCCCGGCCCCAAATTTGCGGCCATGTCATTTATCCCATACTCTCTCATCTTGACTGGCGGCGAAGGCCACCACAAGATATTAGCCCTGCACCTCAAATACGGCCCCATTGTTCGCGTAGCGCCCAACTTCCTTTCATTCAACCACCCAGACGCCCTCAACGACATGCGCGGCCACCGCAAGGCCGGCCAGCCTGAGCACGGCAAGGATCCAATACGCCGAGTCCCAAACGTCCACAACATCATTGGCGCAAATCGCGAGGACCATTCGCGTTTTCGAAGGAGTTTGGCCCATGGATTTTCTCATCAGGCCATGCTGGATCAGGAGCCCATCATTGGCGGCTACATCGACCAGCTGATGGATCGACTGAAACGGGACTGCGGCAATGGAACGCAGCAAATCGACATGGTCCGCTGGTTCAACTTTACGACGTTTGACATTATTGGTGATTTGTCTTTTGGCGAGCCGTTCGACTGCCTCCAAAACTCTGATTACCATCCTTGGGTTTCGCTCATCTTCCAGTCTGTCAAGAACCTCGTCTTCATGGCAGCGATACGATACTTTCAGATTTTCCCAAAGTTCTTCCAAAGATTTGCCATACCCAAAGATATTGCTGGCAGATTCGCCGAAAATATGCAATTATCTGGAATGAAGGTCCAAAAACGTCTCGACAGCGGCTCGGATCGCCCCGACTTTATTACTTCAATGACGGCCAAGCGCAATGGATCA TCGCTTTCTTTCCAAGAGCTTGCATCAAACGCTGTAATCCTCATTATAGCGGGCTCAGAAACTACAGCCACGGCATTATCCGCAGCAGCTTATTACCTCGGCCTTCATCCGGAAATCCAAGCCAAACTTGCCCATGAGGTGCGGTCAAGTTTCAAAAGCGCAGAAGATGTCAACATCACAAGCGTGCAGCATCTATCGTACATGTTGGCAGTGCTGGACGAGTCGATGCGCGTTTACCCGCCAGTTCCTGGGGGCCTGCCGCGATATACCGGCAAGGGAGGTGGTATTATTGCTGGTGAATTCATCCCAGAAAGC GCTCATGTTGATGtttggcaatggccaatgTACCACAATCCAAACTACTGGACGCAGGTTGAGGACTTTATTCCGGAGCGCTGGCTAGGCGATCCTAAATTCAAGGACGACAAGAGAGATGCGTTTCAGCCATTTTCTACAGGACCTCGCAACTGTATTGGTAAAAA TCTTGCCTATGCCGAAATGCGCCTCATCTTGGCTCGTGTCATTTTGGAGTACGATATTACGCTTGCTGAAGGCACTGAGGGCTGGGATAATAGAAGCAAGTCGTATACCCTGTGGGAAAAGGGTGAGGTGAATGTTTATCTGACTCCTCGTAAGGTGGAGTAG
- a CDS encoding uncharacterized protein (EggNog:ENOG41), whose product MDHLEDDGDLPPPYSPNPNASSSTSIQHPDPQSYSSLFSAHVANLRTQISASQAYRASATDDRDSYILSIIYPRVEEFISSISEIYPTPRLAEAILVPDAAVSNGWKFNDEDDTRDGEYRRLIRVCEAKKKDGSDEKQWPSEKGSGSNETNDGISPTLWWESESTALRLAKHLQPQRPASSPTDGQAAKTRSKKSGIRGLFKRSEDAPQNIASKEERPVERVTMTTRAEEITFRKENECGIWETRTGWGVILRVRIHSS is encoded by the coding sequence atGGACCAccttgaagatgacggcgatCTTCCGCCTCCATACTCTCCAAATCCAAATGCATCCAGCAGCACctccatccagcatccagacCCCCAATCGTATTCATCGCTCTTTTCGGCGCACGTAGCCAATCTTCGGACGCAAATCTCTGCTTCGCAGGCTTACCGAGCCTCGGCCACAGACGACCGCGACAGCTACATCTTATCCATCATCTACCCGCGTGTGGAGGAGTTCATATCGTCGATTTCTGAAATCTATCCGACGCCGAGGCTCGCCGAAGCAATCCTAGTCCCCGACGCAGCGGTCAGCAATGGCTGGAAGTTcaacgacgaggacgataCGCGGGATGGAGAGTACAGGAGGCTGATTCGCGTTtgcgaggccaagaagaaagatggcaGTGACGAGAAACAGTGGCCGTCTGAAAAGGGATCCGGTAGTAATGAAACCAATGATGGAATCAGCCCAACCTTGTGGTGGGAAAGCGAAAGCACGGCGCTTCGACTCGCCAAGCACTTACAGCCACAgcgtccagcttcttctccgacaGATGGACAGGCAGCCAAAACCCGCAGCAAAAAGTCCGGCATTCGAGGGCTGTTCAAAAGATCTGAAGATGCGCCGCAGAATATTGCatcaaaggaagagaggccTGTCGAAAGAGTGACGATGACTACGAGAGCAGAGGAGATCACCTTTAGAAAAGAGAATGAGTGTGGGATCTGGGAGACTAGGACTGGATGGGGGGTCATTTTGCGTGTGAGGATTCACAGTTCTTGA